Proteins encoded by one window of Tunturibacter psychrotolerans:
- a CDS encoding HlyD family secretion protein — MPDQSDQQQGGQTAQISGTVQIKQNTGDKQSPDDSRKQEEDDAPEKKSGRKFIVIAVIILLVIGAGIFYWRSTFSEDTDDAQVDGDLYQVSSRVTGQVIKVYVEDNQPIKVGDPIAEIDPRDYQVALEQAQANLASSQAAAIQATVNVPIIGVNVNTSVSTTGSDVTGSSAAVEQARKQAQAAEARVVAAKATAVKSHLDVERYTPLVEKDVISKQQFDAAVATDAANQAAVLEAEATVIGNQAAVSQAIQKLAQSRFQAAQSVKTGPDQVRVQQAKANSALADVKQAQAKVDQALLNLGYTHITAPTTGIVNKKNVQVGVNLSIGQDVLTIIPLTNLWVTANFKETQLAKMKPGQPVTLKVDALGGRKFHGKVTQIGGATGSRLSLFPPENATGNYVKVVQRIPVRVDFTNLQQENGDYALRPGMSVTPDVEVK; from the coding sequence TTGCCAGACCAATCAGATCAGCAGCAGGGCGGCCAGACCGCGCAGATCAGCGGGACAGTGCAAATCAAGCAGAACACAGGCGACAAACAGTCTCCGGACGATTCGCGCAAGCAGGAAGAGGACGACGCCCCGGAGAAAAAATCCGGCCGCAAGTTCATCGTCATCGCGGTGATTATCCTCCTTGTCATCGGAGCGGGAATTTTCTACTGGCGCTCAACCTTCAGCGAGGACACTGACGACGCTCAGGTGGACGGCGATCTCTACCAGGTAAGCTCCCGAGTTACCGGCCAGGTCATCAAGGTTTATGTCGAAGACAATCAGCCGATTAAAGTAGGCGATCCTATCGCCGAGATCGACCCACGCGACTATCAGGTTGCCCTCGAGCAGGCGCAGGCTAACCTCGCCAGTTCGCAGGCCGCGGCAATCCAGGCGACGGTCAACGTTCCTATCATTGGCGTCAACGTCAACACCAGTGTCAGCACTACCGGCTCCGACGTGACTGGCAGTTCCGCTGCGGTGGAGCAGGCCCGCAAGCAAGCGCAGGCCGCAGAGGCTCGCGTCGTCGCTGCCAAGGCAACCGCGGTCAAATCGCATCTCGACGTGGAAAGATACACTCCGCTGGTGGAGAAGGATGTCATCTCGAAGCAGCAGTTTGACGCGGCTGTAGCGACAGATGCCGCGAATCAGGCCGCGGTGCTTGAGGCTGAAGCTACGGTCATTGGGAATCAAGCTGCGGTGAGTCAGGCAATTCAAAAGCTCGCCCAGTCGCGTTTCCAGGCGGCGCAGTCCGTCAAGACCGGTCCAGATCAGGTGCGTGTCCAGCAAGCGAAGGCGAATTCAGCTCTTGCCGATGTCAAGCAGGCGCAGGCGAAAGTCGATCAAGCTCTTCTCAACCTCGGCTACACCCACATCACCGCTCCCACCACGGGTATCGTCAACAAAAAGAACGTCCAAGTGGGTGTGAATCTCAGTATCGGACAGGATGTACTGACGATTATCCCTCTGACGAACCTCTGGGTGACAGCAAACTTCAAGGAGACGCAGCTCGCAAAAATGAAGCCCGGCCAGCCAGTCACTCTCAAGGTCGATGCCCTCGGCGGTCGTAAGTTTCACGGTAAAGTAACCCAAATCGGCGGCGCTACCGGCTCGAGGCTCTCCCTGTTTCCTCCTGAAAACGCTACCGGAAACTATGTCAAGGTCGTCCAGCGAATTCCCGTTCGCGTCGATTTCACGAATCTGCAACAGGAAAACGGCGACTATGCCCTGCGTCCAGGAATGTCGGTGACGCCGGATGTAGAGGTGAAATGA
- a CDS encoding TolC family protein: MNKSKTTDAAWASVRSVGFCLFLACNLSYAQAQGSQTAQTPASGPSTATNSSVVANAQQSLYTATGQNGAQPTQDSFKGSVVTGKATDGVLDLSLDDAIQRGLRQNLGLILQTSSVKNAAGQRLEELQPLLPTVTGTASIEVEQINIAAFGFKFPGVAPIFGPFQVVDFRAYLTQNLVNVSALKNYLSAKHNFQGAKLTAEDARDLVALTVGNAYLLCIADTARIEAVTAELATSKVSLDQAVAAHDAGTSPKLDVLRAQVDYQNEEQTLISAKNSLEKDKLALARTIGLPLEQVFRLTDLVPFQALDHVDPQVAFQQALKTRKDLKAYAEQVKAASDEKTSAWAYQLPVASFSGDYGDIGTTPGHSHGTFTATGQVSAPILQIAKTRGQEQVADAQYEQARAKLSDQIQQVNQDVQDSLLDIQSAAKLVESTHSNVDLANEALSEAQQRFHAGVSDNLPVSQAQSQTEQANDQYISALYQHNVAKLALARALGVAQTNYKDYLGGK, from the coding sequence ATGAATAAAAGCAAAACAACGGACGCTGCTTGGGCGTCGGTTCGTTCTGTCGGGTTTTGCCTCTTTCTAGCCTGCAATCTGTCTTATGCACAGGCACAGGGCAGCCAGACGGCGCAGACGCCAGCCAGCGGACCCAGTACCGCCACCAATAGCTCCGTCGTCGCGAACGCCCAACAGAGTTTGTACACCGCTACCGGGCAAAACGGGGCTCAGCCGACACAGGACTCCTTCAAGGGAAGCGTGGTCACGGGCAAGGCTACAGACGGGGTTCTCGATCTCTCGCTCGACGACGCCATTCAACGCGGCCTGCGGCAGAACCTCGGTCTCATTCTGCAGACCTCGTCGGTGAAAAACGCCGCCGGTCAGCGTCTGGAGGAATTGCAGCCGCTTCTGCCCACCGTTACCGGGACGGCGAGCATAGAAGTGGAGCAGATTAACATTGCCGCGTTCGGATTTAAGTTTCCTGGCGTCGCTCCCATCTTTGGCCCGTTCCAGGTGGTCGATTTTCGCGCTTATCTCACCCAGAATCTGGTGAATGTTTCAGCGCTCAAGAATTATCTGTCGGCGAAACACAACTTCCAAGGAGCAAAACTTACCGCGGAGGATGCTCGCGATCTCGTAGCTCTCACCGTGGGGAACGCCTACCTGCTGTGCATTGCGGACACCGCGCGAATCGAAGCGGTCACTGCGGAGTTGGCAACGTCGAAAGTGTCGCTCGATCAGGCGGTTGCGGCGCACGATGCCGGCACAAGTCCCAAGCTTGACGTGCTGCGCGCCCAGGTCGATTACCAGAACGAAGAGCAGACTCTGATTTCGGCGAAAAATAGCCTTGAGAAGGACAAGCTCGCCTTGGCGCGAACGATTGGATTGCCTCTCGAGCAGGTCTTCCGTTTGACCGACCTGGTTCCTTTCCAGGCTCTTGATCACGTCGATCCTCAGGTCGCGTTTCAACAGGCGCTAAAGACACGAAAAGATTTGAAGGCATACGCCGAACAAGTGAAGGCTGCCAGTGACGAGAAGACTTCAGCCTGGGCCTATCAGCTTCCTGTCGCGAGCTTCTCGGGCGACTACGGCGACATCGGCACAACACCGGGCCACTCGCATGGAACCTTCACCGCAACGGGGCAGGTCAGCGCGCCGATCCTCCAGATTGCGAAGACTCGAGGACAGGAGCAGGTCGCGGATGCCCAATATGAACAGGCCCGTGCGAAGCTCTCCGATCAGATCCAGCAGGTGAACCAGGATGTGCAAGATAGCCTGCTTGATATTCAGTCAGCGGCGAAGCTGGTCGAATCTACTCATTCCAACGTGGACCTTGCAAATGAGGCTCTCAGTGAAGCCCAACAACGATTCCACGCCGGTGTGTCGGACAATCTGCCTGTCTCACAGGCGCAGTCGCAGACGGAACAGGCGAACGATCAATACATCAGCGCGCTCTATCAGCACAACGTCGCCAAGCTCGCCTTGGCCCGTGCTCTGGGCGTCGCGCAGACCAATTACAAAGATTATCTCGGAGGAAAGTAA
- a CDS encoding FGGY family carbohydrate kinase, producing MLLGIDVGTGGTRAVLIDLSGAVVASSASEHAGIHSAQIGWAEQDPEDWWRATREALAGVMAASEFVLVAEEGAAFGAALLAGTGTGVWQSVEAACAATVHVAQTIAPKNAAVMDQAHKQYRRIYPALQEIARS from the coding sequence ATGCTTCTGGGGATTGACGTTGGAACTGGGGGAACCCGAGCCGTGCTGATCGACCTCTCCGGCGCAGTCGTCGCCTCCTCCGCAAGCGAGCACGCAGGGATCCATTCAGCACAGATTGGTTGGGCGGAGCAGGACCCCGAAGACTGGTGGCGGGCCACCCGCGAAGCTCTGGCAGGAGTTATGGCGGCTAGTGAATTTGTGCTGGTGGCTGAAGAGGGAGCAGCGTTTGGTGCGGCGTTGCTGGCTGGAACAGGCACCGGAGTGTGGCAGAGTGTGGAGGCAGCTTGTGCGGCGACGGTTCACGTGGCGCAGACGATTGCGCCGAAGAACGCCGCTGTGATGGATCAGGCTCATAAACAGTATCGTCGGATCTATCCGGCGTTACAAGAGATTGCGAGGAGTTGA
- the argJ gene encoding bifunctional glutamate N-acetyltransferase/amino-acid acetyltransferase ArgJ produces the protein MENEQILKTQGLPQGFVWGAVKAGIKVSGNADVAVAVAAKGANGAAMFTKNQVVAAPVTVGRRHMASTGGRVSVVLVNAGNANCATGQPGVDACVQTCVAAAERFHCIFDEVFPSSTGIIGVPFPAEKVLAVLPELEQVMGATPEHADSFAQAIMTTDTKMKVARASVDVDGVEVRIFGVAKGAGMIHPQLGGPVGPAHATMLVYLFSDIAAESEQLRGLLEPAVERSFNSISIDGDTSTNDTVLLLASGASGVKLDARTQEPFANALKLVCGSLAYQIVDDGEGVGHVVTLHITGARTEAEAKQIAKAIAHSPLCKTAWSSADPNWGRLLAAAGYSGVAFDPALVNITIGAQPVFELGVRSAAFQKEAAHAEMQARDYTITIDLGLGEAECRFLTCDLTEEYVRINADYSS, from the coding sequence ATGGAGAATGAGCAGATTTTGAAGACGCAGGGGCTGCCACAGGGATTTGTGTGGGGTGCGGTAAAGGCGGGAATCAAGGTTAGCGGCAACGCGGATGTCGCCGTCGCGGTTGCGGCCAAGGGTGCAAATGGCGCAGCGATGTTTACGAAGAACCAAGTCGTGGCGGCCCCGGTAACCGTTGGGCGGCGGCATATGGCTTCGACCGGTGGTCGCGTGAGCGTGGTGCTGGTGAATGCGGGAAATGCAAACTGCGCGACCGGACAGCCGGGAGTAGACGCGTGCGTCCAGACGTGCGTAGCGGCAGCGGAGAGATTTCACTGCATCTTCGACGAAGTGTTCCCTTCCTCGACAGGAATCATCGGAGTTCCCTTTCCGGCGGAGAAGGTCCTCGCTGTGCTGCCTGAGTTGGAGCAGGTGATGGGCGCGACGCCGGAGCACGCGGATTCATTTGCGCAGGCCATTATGACCACTGATACGAAGATGAAGGTGGCGAGAGCTTCTGTCGACGTCGATGGAGTTGAGGTGCGGATCTTCGGCGTGGCGAAGGGCGCGGGAATGATCCATCCTCAGCTTGGAGGGCCAGTGGGACCGGCGCATGCAACGATGCTGGTTTATCTGTTCAGCGACATCGCGGCGGAGAGCGAGCAGCTACGCGGGTTGCTGGAGCCTGCGGTGGAGCGCAGCTTCAATTCGATCTCGATTGATGGGGATACTTCGACCAACGATACAGTGCTGTTGCTGGCCAGTGGAGCGAGTGGGGTGAAGCTGGATGCGCGCACGCAGGAGCCATTTGCGAACGCTTTGAAGTTGGTATGCGGATCGCTTGCGTATCAGATAGTGGACGACGGCGAAGGCGTGGGGCATGTGGTGACACTGCATATCACCGGCGCGCGGACAGAGGCGGAGGCAAAGCAGATTGCGAAGGCGATTGCTCACTCGCCGCTGTGCAAGACGGCCTGGTCGAGTGCGGACCCGAACTGGGGGCGGCTGCTGGCGGCGGCGGGATACAGTGGGGTGGCGTTCGACCCGGCGCTGGTGAATATCACGATTGGGGCGCAGCCGGTGTTTGAGCTGGGGGTGCGGTCGGCTGCCTTTCAGAAGGAGGCGGCGCATGCGGAGATGCAGGCGAGGGATTACACGATCACGATTGACCTTGGGCTGGGTGAGGCGGAGTGCCGGTTTCTGACGTGTGATCTGACGGAAGAGTATGTGCGGATTAATGCGGATTATTCGTCTTAA
- a CDS encoding thiamine pyrophosphate-dependent enzyme, giving the protein MPNKKLLQMYGVMADARALDEHIRGLQKGVKGRQKLRSTRGQEACRVSTALELLPGDLVSDSQAGVVMDLISGAPSKAQLDSLLRRVAEFHEGKIDGAKLAREGALARVLPWVDDVGNRLTMAMGAALSFKTLKRGSLVVAYVGHDQPGKKEWRQVLQTASKLELPMIFVVLPSDEKDEGGVRQLSAKARGWGMPGFPVDANDAVALYRVTQESLGRIRGGGGPVLIECKGYRAEGVRKDSTDDPLAQMKSFLLGRKVCTEAWLEKAGERLRTRISSSK; this is encoded by the coding sequence GTGCCGAATAAGAAGCTGCTGCAGATGTATGGAGTGATGGCAGATGCCCGAGCTTTGGATGAACACATTCGGGGATTGCAGAAGGGCGTGAAGGGGCGACAAAAGCTGCGGTCGACCCGAGGGCAGGAGGCCTGCCGGGTGAGCACGGCTCTTGAACTGCTGCCGGGGGATCTGGTGAGCGACTCGCAGGCTGGAGTGGTAATGGATCTGATCTCGGGTGCGCCGTCGAAGGCGCAGCTCGATTCCCTGCTGAGGCGTGTCGCGGAGTTTCATGAAGGGAAGATCGACGGGGCGAAGCTGGCGAGGGAGGGTGCGCTGGCGCGCGTTCTGCCTTGGGTTGACGATGTGGGCAACCGGCTGACGATGGCGATGGGGGCCGCTCTCTCGTTCAAGACGCTGAAGCGCGGAAGCTTGGTCGTCGCTTATGTTGGCCACGACCAGCCGGGTAAAAAGGAGTGGCGACAGGTCCTCCAGACTGCTTCGAAGCTGGAGCTGCCGATGATCTTTGTTGTCTTGCCGAGTGACGAAAAAGATGAGGGCGGAGTGCGCCAACTAAGCGCGAAGGCACGCGGCTGGGGTATGCCGGGATTTCCTGTGGATGCGAACGATGCGGTGGCTCTGTACCGGGTGACTCAGGAGTCGTTAGGACGAATCCGAGGTGGCGGCGGTCCGGTCCTGATTGAATGCAAAGGATATCGGGCGGAAGGAGTGCGGAAAGACTCCACCGACGATCCGCTGGCGCAGATGAAGAGCTTTCTGCTTGGCCGCAAGGTCTGTACGGAGGCTTGGCTGGAAAAAGCTGGAGAGCGGCTTCGCACGCGCATTTCATCGTCTAAATGA
- the aceE gene encoding pyruvate dehydrogenase (acetyl-transferring), homodimeric type yields MTTKLEEAAKQDFTAEVSEWIEAFDDVVAADWEQGSELLEALRKRAHEAGVPTPSELTTPYRNTIPKHDEVPYPGDRALERRVESLIRWNAMAMVHGQNKKDAGIGGHISTYSSLATLLEVGFNHFFHAKYTAGGYEQPGDFIYFQGHASPGVYARAYLEGRFDDDRLKNFRHELRETPGLSSYPHPWLMPNFWNFPTVSMGIGPLNAIYQARFMRYLENRKLIEPTERKVWAFVGDGETDEVDSLGAISVAAREKLDNLIFVVNCNLQRLDGPVRGNKRIIDELEGVFRGAGWNVIKVVWGSDWDALFERDHTGLLLRRMEECVDGEYQTFKAKGGAYLRENFFGKYPELLELVKDMSDDELGLLHRGGHDHTKIYNAYKRAAEHKGGPTVILAKTVKGHGLGSAQSRNATHSEKKLADDGLAAFVKRFEIPIPEEAAKSGTPYRPAQSSPEIVYMQERRKELGGYLPTREVPKIDFKAPGIEYFGEWTAGSNKRAVSTTMGFVSILRHLMKDPAIGKLIVPIVPDEGRTFGLESAIRQVGIYAPEGQKYEPHDADMLLYYREDKDGQILEEGITEAGAMASFTAAGTAYVNYKVPTIPFYMYYSMFGFQRIGDMVWAFADSRGKGFLMGGTAGRTTMLGEGLQHQDGHSIVLASTVPTCVTYDPAYVYELAVVIQDGIRRMYEKGEDCFYYITMYNEDYTMPAMPEGSTEGILRGMYKLKPASGEATGQLFGSGPILNEVLRAQEILASKYNVHADVWSVTSYTELRRDALAVERWNRLHPAEKEKVPYVLQALGTSAGPIIATSDYMKSVPDLLSPWLPSRLVTLGTDGFGRSDNREHLRRHFEVSAEAIVGATLSKLARDGKFKAKAAQKAMGELGLDVDAADPARA; encoded by the coding sequence ATGACAACGAAACTGGAAGAAGCCGCCAAACAGGACTTTACCGCCGAGGTCTCGGAGTGGATTGAGGCGTTTGACGACGTCGTTGCCGCTGACTGGGAGCAGGGCTCCGAGCTACTGGAGGCTCTGCGCAAGCGCGCACACGAAGCAGGAGTGCCGACGCCGAGCGAACTGACGACACCGTATCGCAACACTATTCCGAAACACGATGAAGTTCCGTATCCAGGCGACAGAGCGCTGGAGCGCAGGGTCGAGAGCCTGATTCGCTGGAATGCGATGGCGATGGTTCATGGTCAGAATAAAAAGGACGCCGGGATTGGCGGCCACATCTCGACGTACTCCTCGCTGGCTACTTTGTTGGAGGTTGGGTTTAATCACTTTTTCCACGCCAAGTACACGGCAGGCGGGTACGAACAGCCGGGAGACTTCATTTACTTTCAGGGTCACGCTTCGCCGGGAGTGTATGCGCGAGCCTATCTGGAAGGGCGATTCGATGACGACCGTCTGAAGAACTTTCGCCACGAACTGCGGGAAACGCCGGGGCTAAGCTCGTATCCGCATCCCTGGCTGATGCCGAACTTCTGGAACTTCCCTACAGTGTCGATGGGAATTGGGCCGTTGAATGCCATCTATCAGGCGCGGTTCATGCGGTATCTGGAGAACCGGAAACTGATTGAGCCGACCGAACGCAAGGTGTGGGCGTTCGTGGGCGATGGCGAGACGGACGAGGTCGATAGCCTTGGGGCGATCTCCGTCGCGGCGCGCGAGAAGCTGGATAACCTGATCTTCGTGGTGAACTGCAACCTGCAGCGGCTGGACGGACCGGTGCGCGGCAACAAGCGGATCATCGATGAGCTGGAAGGCGTGTTCCGCGGCGCTGGATGGAATGTAATCAAGGTGGTGTGGGGCTCGGATTGGGATGCGCTGTTTGAGCGCGACCATACGGGGCTGCTGCTGCGACGCATGGAAGAGTGCGTCGATGGCGAGTACCAGACCTTCAAAGCCAAGGGTGGGGCTTACCTGCGAGAAAACTTCTTTGGGAAGTATCCGGAGCTGTTGGAGCTGGTAAAGGATATGAGCGATGACGAGCTTGGGTTGCTGCATCGCGGTGGGCACGACCACACGAAGATCTACAACGCATACAAGCGAGCGGCCGAGCATAAGGGCGGACCGACGGTCATTCTGGCCAAGACGGTGAAGGGCCATGGGCTGGGTTCGGCGCAGAGCAGGAATGCGACGCACTCGGAGAAGAAGCTGGCGGATGATGGGCTGGCGGCGTTTGTGAAGCGATTTGAGATTCCGATCCCGGAGGAGGCGGCGAAGTCAGGTACGCCTTATCGTCCGGCGCAGAGTTCTCCTGAGATTGTTTATATGCAGGAGCGGCGAAAGGAACTTGGAGGATATCTGCCGACGCGCGAGGTGCCGAAGATCGACTTCAAAGCACCGGGGATCGAGTACTTTGGCGAGTGGACGGCGGGTTCGAATAAACGTGCGGTGTCGACGACGATGGGATTCGTGAGCATCCTGCGGCACTTGATGAAGGACCCGGCGATTGGAAAGCTGATTGTGCCGATCGTGCCGGACGAAGGCAGGACGTTTGGGCTGGAGTCGGCGATTCGGCAGGTGGGTATCTACGCGCCCGAGGGTCAAAAGTACGAGCCGCATGATGCGGATATGCTGCTCTACTACCGCGAGGACAAGGATGGTCAGATTCTCGAGGAAGGGATTACGGAGGCGGGGGCGATGGCCTCGTTTACCGCGGCGGGCACGGCGTATGTGAACTACAAAGTGCCGACGATTCCCTTCTACATGTACTACTCGATGTTCGGATTTCAGCGCATCGGAGATATGGTATGGGCGTTTGCCGACTCGCGTGGCAAGGGTTTTTTGATGGGCGGAACAGCTGGGCGTACGACAATGCTTGGTGAGGGACTGCAGCATCAGGATGGGCACAGCATCGTGCTCGCCAGCACGGTGCCGACTTGCGTGACCTACGATCCCGCGTACGTGTATGAGCTAGCGGTGGTCATTCAGGATGGGATTCGTCGGATGTATGAGAAGGGCGAAGACTGCTTCTACTACATCACGATGTACAACGAAGACTATACGATGCCAGCGATGCCGGAGGGCTCCACTGAGGGAATCCTGCGCGGAATGTACAAGCTGAAGCCTGCGAGTGGTGAGGCGACGGGGCAGCTGTTTGGCAGCGGGCCGATCCTGAACGAGGTGCTAAGGGCGCAGGAGATTCTGGCTTCGAAGTACAACGTGCACGCCGATGTGTGGAGTGTGACCAGCTATACCGAGTTGCGGCGGGATGCGCTGGCGGTGGAGCGATGGAATCGGCTGCATCCTGCCGAGAAGGAGAAGGTGCCGTATGTGCTGCAGGCGCTTGGAACTTCGGCCGGACCGATTATTGCTACGAGCGACTACATGAAGTCGGTGCCGGATCTGCTATCGCCGTGGTTGCCTTCGCGGCTTGTTACGCTCGGGACGGATGGCTTCGGTCGCAGCGATAACCGCGAGCATCTGCGCAGACACTTTGAAGTAAGTGCTGAGGCGATTGTCGGAGCGACGCTGTCGAAGCTGGCGCGTGACGGCAAGTTCAAAGCGAAAGCAGCGCAGAAGGCGATGGGCGAGCTTGGTCTGGATGTCGATGCGGCTGATCCGGCGCGTGCCTAG
- a CDS encoding capsule assembly Wzi family protein, which translates to MPSLPVPAPTPPPVVVPAQTTPEKPYVAYPGYAPQEPKEPTDWLGSTYIPVDSWVYPELSRLYSMGFCNTMFLSMRPYTRRSVLHMLQKSQSDIVNSDNEQAQSILTKLLYYLSAEDPDGGLISRNIVYGLDSSYTRVVGIDGPILNDSYHLGQTISNDYGRPYQTGFNAIAGASTVEEWGPVSLYVRGEYQHAPSATGYSNDLAMLLSINDFIDPYPPERQPTIPLGPIVEENPFRLVEAYASVHVLGHEVSGGKSDAWLGPAAGSSMAWSNNAENIYSFRINRVEPLYIPFVSKIMGPLRYDFFYGSLKGHTVPRAPWVHSEMFSFRPTDNFEFAFSRTIIFGGAGHAPVNLHLFLKGFFDPNDTVGDEKQGRDDPGARFSDFNASYRLPFLRKYVTFVVDSISHDDVTPISAPRRASYRTGLYLSQIPGLRALDFRVEAVSTDPGVSSAHLGQFAYWETIQKQGYTNKGFIMGDWIGREAKGGQAWLTYHLSGNEWVQLEYLNKKTPANFIPGGTTQNQYKASVVKRLGKDVELNAWFQYEQWKAPVYMPGLQKNTSTAVQLTWYPQLRSYPSLH; encoded by the coding sequence ATGCCCAGTTTACCGGTTCCCGCGCCGACACCTCCGCCGGTCGTAGTGCCGGCGCAAACGACTCCAGAAAAACCTTACGTCGCTTATCCCGGCTACGCTCCTCAGGAACCGAAGGAGCCGACGGATTGGCTGGGGTCGACTTATATTCCCGTCGACAGCTGGGTGTATCCGGAGTTGTCGAGGCTCTACTCGATGGGCTTCTGCAACACGATGTTCCTCAGCATGCGGCCCTATACGCGACGAAGCGTTCTGCACATGCTCCAAAAATCGCAGAGCGACATCGTCAACAGCGACAATGAGCAGGCTCAGTCGATTCTGACGAAGCTGTTGTACTACCTGAGCGCAGAGGATCCTGACGGCGGCCTGATCTCGCGCAACATCGTCTACGGACTGGATTCGTCGTACACGCGGGTGGTGGGGATCGACGGACCGATTCTGAATGACAGCTATCATCTTGGCCAGACGATCAGCAATGACTACGGGAGACCGTACCAGACCGGCTTTAACGCGATTGCAGGAGCATCCACGGTTGAGGAGTGGGGGCCGGTTTCGCTCTATGTGCGCGGCGAGTATCAACACGCGCCGTCGGCGACGGGATACTCTAACGACCTGGCGATGCTTCTGTCGATCAACGACTTCATCGATCCCTATCCTCCTGAACGTCAGCCCACGATTCCGCTGGGTCCGATTGTGGAGGAGAATCCGTTTCGCCTGGTAGAGGCGTATGCGTCGGTGCATGTGCTTGGGCATGAGGTCTCCGGGGGCAAGAGCGACGCATGGTTGGGGCCGGCGGCAGGCAGCTCGATGGCGTGGTCGAACAATGCAGAGAACATCTACTCGTTTCGCATCAACCGGGTGGAACCGCTTTATATTCCTTTTGTCTCAAAGATCATGGGCCCCCTCCGCTATGACTTTTTCTACGGCAGCCTGAAGGGGCATACGGTTCCACGCGCTCCCTGGGTGCACTCGGAGATGTTCTCGTTCCGTCCGACGGACAACTTCGAGTTCGCTTTTTCGCGGACCATCATCTTCGGTGGTGCGGGACACGCGCCAGTGAACCTGCACCTCTTTCTCAAGGGCTTCTTTGATCCGAACGATACGGTTGGGGATGAGAAGCAAGGTCGAGATGACCCAGGTGCACGTTTCAGCGACTTCAATGCTTCGTACCGGCTTCCCTTCCTGCGTAAATACGTGACGTTCGTGGTGGACTCGATCTCGCATGACGATGTGACGCCGATCAGTGCTCCGCGCCGGGCGTCTTACAGAACTGGTCTCTATCTTTCGCAGATTCCCGGGCTCAGGGCGTTGGATTTCAGGGTGGAAGCTGTCTCGACTGACCCGGGCGTTTCGTCGGCCCATCTCGGCCAATTTGCCTATTGGGAGACCATTCAAAAGCAGGGCTATACGAATAAGGGATTCATCATGGGGGACTGGATTGGACGTGAGGCCAAGGGTGGCCAGGCGTGGCTGACCTATCATCTATCGGGCAACGAGTGGGTTCAACTGGAATATTTGAATAAGAAGACGCCTGCGAACTTTATTCCCGGCGGAACGACGCAGAACCAGTACAAGGCAAGCGTGGTGAAACGACTGGGAAAAGACGTCGAGCTAAACGCATGGTTTCAGTACGAGCAATGGAAGGCGCCGGTCTACATGCCAGGGCTTCAGAAGAATACTTCGACCGCAGTGCAGCTTACGTGGTATCCCCAGTTACGTTCCTATCCTTCGCTTCACTAG
- a CDS encoding Gfo/Idh/MocA family oxidoreductase produces the protein MAGEIGVAIIGFGLAGQVFHAPFVSAVPGLKLEAIVQRKGDEAGKAYPSARILRSFEEALSDPAIQLVVVGTPNETHFDLAKQALLAGKHVVVDKPFAATSAEALELKELGLKQRRVLAPFHNRRWDGDFLTVVKILKDESVGRLVTYESHFDRFRPMPRENTWKEGANGCNGLLFDLGPHLVDQVLTLFGAPQGITASVRMDRDSTDIEDAFDITLEYPKMRAHCRSSMLACDAAPRFLLHGTRGSFKKFGLDPQEPALLGGAKLPHIGQGEWLADAEEHWGTLTVAPNPNDPGTLTRTKVRTELGDYRNYYANVRDAINGTAELAVRPEDGYWTIKLLELARQSSLEGRTLQIAF, from the coding sequence ATGGCTGGTGAGATTGGGGTTGCCATTATTGGGTTTGGGTTAGCAGGACAGGTGTTTCACGCTCCGTTTGTGAGCGCTGTTCCTGGGCTGAAGTTGGAGGCGATTGTTCAGCGCAAGGGCGATGAGGCTGGGAAGGCTTATCCTTCGGCTCGGATTCTGCGGTCGTTTGAGGAGGCTTTGAGCGATCCAGCGATCCAGCTTGTCGTGGTTGGAACTCCGAATGAGACTCACTTTGATCTTGCGAAACAGGCTCTGTTGGCTGGAAAACATGTGGTGGTCGATAAGCCGTTCGCTGCAACAAGCGCGGAGGCTTTGGAGCTGAAAGAACTCGGGTTGAAGCAGCGGCGGGTCTTGGCTCCGTTTCACAATCGGCGCTGGGATGGCGATTTTCTGACCGTGGTGAAGATTTTGAAGGACGAATCGGTGGGGCGTCTGGTGACCTACGAGTCGCACTTCGACCGCTTTCGGCCGATGCCTCGCGAGAACACCTGGAAAGAAGGCGCTAACGGCTGCAACGGGCTTCTTTTCGATCTTGGCCCACACCTTGTGGACCAGGTGTTGACGCTGTTTGGTGCACCGCAGGGAATTACGGCCAGCGTCCGGATGGATCGCGACTCGACCGATATCGAGGATGCGTTCGATATCACGCTGGAGTACCCGAAGATGCGTGCGCATTGCCGTTCGAGCATGCTGGCTTGCGATGCAGCACCGCGCTTTCTGCTGCATGGGACTCGGGGCAGCTTCAAGAAGTTTGGCCTCGACCCGCAGGAACCGGCGTTGCTTGGCGGAGCAAAGCTGCCTCACATTGGGCAGGGCGAGTGGCTGGCCGATGCCGAGGAGCACTGGGGCACTTTGACCGTTGCCCCTAACCCGAACGACCCCGGCACGCTGACCCGGACGAAGGTGAGGACAGAACTGGGTGACTATCGCAACTACTATGCCAATGTTCGCGATGCGATCAACGGCACGGCCGAGTTGGCGGTTAGGCCCGAGGACGGGTATTGGACCATAAAACTGCTTGAGCTAGCTCGACAGAGTTCGCTCGAGGGCCGCACCTTGCAGATCGCCTTTTGA